The Flavobacteriales bacterium genomic sequence TGCCAAAAGTGGTTGAACACATCAAAGATACCAAGCCAGCGCTAATGTTCTTCTCTTTGCCTGCCCGTCATAGCTTTAGCGAAGGAGGGAGACTTACATTCCACGACCTATCTACCGGATGAAAAGTTTGTGGTTTCTGGTTTCTGGTTTCTGGTTTGTAGTTATTTAACATCAAGGGATATACGAAGACACATCACTGAATGTACACTGCTCATCTCAGCGCCTTTGAGCTAAACCCCACGACGCACCCAACCACCCGCCTTCGCTCAGCTACGGACGGGCAAGCAAACAACAAACTAGAAACTACAAACTTAATCTTGACTCGAATTAAAATATCATCTACATTTCCACCTCCAACAGTGATGCCGCCGGGAGTGAGGAAGTGGTGGGGATTTTGGAAATGTAGAGATTACAAAGACTCATTGCCAGGGGTTTTGAGGGAGCCGTGTGAGGTGTTTTAAACTATCCTTTGAGTGTGATTTGTGGGGTTGGAAAGAGGGGATAAAGACACCTTTTGGTTTAATAGCCGGAGTTAGCGGCAACACATATTAAACCTTAAGCATTATTTGTAGTCAAATGACAAATCATTAAATCAAGACATATGAAGCAGATTATTACTTTCTTCGGAATTGTTTTCCTACTATGTTCTTCGCAAGTTAAAGCACAAGTGCCACCACAATGGGACACGGCAAAAGTTGAACTAACATTTAAACTCAATCAGATAAACAACGAAATTCTGAACCGTTGGGACAACCACCTCTATTGTACAGACTTTGCAGGAAATTTAATGCTTGCAAACAGCAATAGAGGTTACGCGTTATTTACACCTGATACTGCTTTCCCTTATCCTATACCCGTTTATCAAAATGCACTTTATGCCAAAATTGACACTATGTTAATGGCATTTGACACTTTAGGATATAAAGCTGTTGATGTGACACTCCAATATCCAATGCTAGTTGACTCCTTTACAAACTCACAATACTACCTAGATTTTTATGTGACTGTTTGTCAAAAAATAAAACAAAAAGGATTCAAATTAATTATAGGTTGTCAAGCAGCTTTCGTTGATTCTGTTTTTGGAGAACCAAAACTGACCAGCGATATTGAAAAACACTACTTCAATCCAGACAATAATATTTTCACGAATGATTCTCTCGAAATCGCCCGATTTAAACTGGAAAAATTACAAATGATGCAGACCATTATAGACTCCTTGCAACCTGACTACCTGACATTGGAAATGGAGCCACAGACACAAGAATACAATCTATATAATCTAATTGACTATAGTGTTGACAGCACCATTTCGCTTGTCAATTATTTTATCACAAATCTAAATACCGGTGCGACATTGCTCGGTGCCGGTGCCGGAACATGGGACGATTATAACTTTTTTGAAAAAATTGCTACGCTAACAAATGTTGACTACATTGATTATCACATATATCCGCCTCACTTCAATTATATAAATGATATTGCTTTTAAAATAGATTCCGTAGCAGATGCTAACAATAAAAAACTGGTGATTGGGGAGTCATGGTGTTATAAAGCAACAAATAGTGAGATGACCAACATCAATCAACCTGTGGCAACCAGTCAACTGATTTACTCGAGAGACGTATTCGATTATTGGGTTTCAATTGATACTCTTTTCGTTAAGGCAATGGTAAATTTATCACAACAATCCAAAATAGAGTTAGTACAATTTCATTGGCCAAATGTAATGTTTGGACAGTTAACATATGATTTTCTAACTCACTTTTCAATGCCGTCTGGACAAATTCTAAATCTTGGAGCGCAGACTGGTTACCAAAATATGTTTCAATTTAATCTTTCGCCTATTGGTATTTATACAAGTGAAGCAATTGACAATATTTGTTTAACAACAGGAATTGATGAGAACACATTTACTCCGAAAATTTTTATATACCCAAATCCTGCACAAAATACCATTAACATTG encodes the following:
- a CDS encoding T9SS type A sorting domain-containing protein, which codes for MKQIITFFGIVFLLCSSQVKAQVPPQWDTAKVELTFKLNQINNEILNRWDNHLYCTDFAGNLMLANSNRGYALFTPDTAFPYPIPVYQNALYAKIDTMLMAFDTLGYKAVDVTLQYPMLVDSFTNSQYYLDFYVTVCQKIKQKGFKLIIGCQAAFVDSVFGEPKLTSDIEKHYFNPDNNIFTNDSLEIARFKLEKLQMMQTIIDSLQPDYLTLEMEPQTQEYNLYNLIDYSVDSTISLVNYFITNLNTGATLLGAGAGTWDDYNFFEKIATLTNVDYIDYHIYPPHFNYINDIAFKIDSVADANNKKLVIGESWCYKATNSEMTNINQPVATSQLIYSRDVFDYWVSIDTLFVKAMVNLSQQSKIELVQFHWPNVMFGQLTYDFLTHFSMPSGQILNLGAQTGYQNMFQFNLSPIGIYTSEAIDNICLTTGIDENTFTPKIFIYPNPAQNTINIETSESIKAISIIDMTGKIILRKSNSNQVHLPDLQNGLYLIKIETGTGYLTRKLIIEK